In the Streptomyces fradiae ATCC 10745 = DSM 40063 genome, one interval contains:
- a CDS encoding STAS domain-containing protein: protein MLSVERAEQGAWTVLRISGELDLVSSPEVRRRVHEAVADGRHEVVLDLSGVLFCDSSGVGVLIAARRLLHSCRGRLRLILPARGAVEGSHVNRVLAALGVRRLFEVYPDVPSATGAEPAPAGAAPSAGTASA from the coding sequence ATGCTGAGCGTGGAGCGAGCCGAGCAGGGCGCCTGGACCGTGCTGCGCATCTCCGGGGAGCTGGACCTGGTGTCGTCGCCGGAGGTGCGGCGCCGGGTGCACGAGGCGGTGGCGGACGGCCGCCACGAGGTGGTGCTCGACCTGTCCGGGGTGCTGTTCTGCGACTCCAGCGGCGTGGGCGTCCTCATCGCGGCGCGCCGGCTGCTGCACTCGTGCCGCGGGCGGCTGCGGCTGATCCTCCCGGCGCGCGGCGCGGTCGAGGGCTCCCACGTCAACCGGGTGCTGGCCGCGCTGGGGGTGCGGCGGCTGTTCGAGGTGTACCCGGACGTGCCGTCGGCGACCGGGGCGGAGCCGGCGCCCGCCGGTGCGGCGCCCAGCGCGGGGACGGCTTCCGCCTGA
- a CDS encoding zf-HC2 domain-containing protein, with the protein MTGVQHGDGPQGRPETTEEAHALLRSLLGAWALSACSAEETAAVEDHLTECAPCAEEALRLRDAVGLLHHERDLDLDPLLRSRVLDNCLGRRPARIPVPAWAGPYDAETARLDALLQDIGRAEWHAPVRLRWFADGRPASRSTDVSGVIGHLLAVDGLVAAAVGLDDPVVPYGEGPHAVGALARHPYGAGPYGAGPYARHPYGKDPGEDDPYGAEPYGNDPYGEGSPGPGPAERTEAFWRALEESGDERCLRDPWRHQAHTLVRTVSLAGRGVTELPVPYGTYTLPLRDALLERAFECWLHADDIASAVAYPYDPPAGPHLHEMIDLAVRLLPAALAERRRSGLAGPARTLVRAGAPGRSLRLEVEGAGGGHWYVALDSPAALAGPERQVALVALDGVEFCRLVAGHLTPEEAAAGQEGDREAIRDVLHTAASLSHL; encoded by the coding sequence GTGACCGGCGTCCAGCACGGCGACGGCCCTCAGGGGCGGCCGGAGACCACCGAGGAGGCGCACGCGCTGCTGCGCTCCCTGCTCGGGGCGTGGGCGCTGTCCGCCTGCTCCGCCGAGGAGACGGCGGCCGTCGAGGACCACCTGACGGAGTGCGCGCCGTGTGCGGAGGAGGCGCTGCGGCTGCGCGACGCGGTGGGGCTGCTCCACCACGAGCGGGACCTCGACCTGGACCCGCTGCTGCGCTCCCGGGTCCTGGACAACTGCCTGGGCCGCCGCCCGGCGCGCATCCCCGTCCCGGCGTGGGCCGGTCCGTACGACGCGGAGACCGCGCGGCTGGACGCGCTGCTCCAGGACATCGGCCGCGCGGAGTGGCACGCGCCGGTGCGGCTGCGGTGGTTCGCCGACGGGCGTCCGGCGAGCCGGTCGACGGACGTCTCCGGGGTGATCGGCCATCTGCTGGCGGTGGACGGCCTGGTGGCCGCGGCCGTGGGCCTCGACGACCCGGTGGTCCCGTACGGGGAGGGCCCCCACGCGGTGGGCGCGCTCGCGCGGCACCCGTACGGAGCGGGGCCGTACGGGGCGGGGCCTTACGCGCGGCACCCGTACGGGAAGGACCCCGGCGAGGACGACCCCTACGGGGCGGAGCCCTACGGGAACGACCCCTACGGGGAGGGGAGTCCGGGTCCGGGGCCGGCCGAGCGGACGGAGGCGTTCTGGCGGGCGCTGGAGGAGAGCGGCGACGAGCGGTGCCTGCGCGACCCGTGGCGGCACCAGGCGCACACGCTGGTGCGGACGGTGTCGCTCGCCGGGCGCGGGGTGACGGAGCTGCCGGTGCCGTACGGGACGTACACGCTGCCGCTGCGGGACGCCCTGCTGGAGCGGGCGTTCGAGTGCTGGCTGCACGCGGACGACATCGCGTCCGCGGTGGCCTACCCGTACGACCCGCCGGCCGGGCCCCATCTGCACGAGATGATCGACCTGGCGGTGCGGCTGCTCCCGGCCGCGCTGGCCGAGCGGCGCCGCTCCGGTCTCGCCGGGCCCGCGCGCACCCTCGTACGGGCGGGCGCGCCGGGCCGGTCGCTGCGGCTGGAGGTGGAGGGCGCGGGCGGCGGCCACTGGTACGTGGCGCTGGACTCCCCGGCCGCGCTGGCCGGTCCGGAACGGCAGGTGGCCCTCGTGGCGCTGGACGGCGTGGAGTTCTGCCGGCTGGTCGCCGGGCACCTGACGCCGGAGGAGGCCGCGGCCGGGCAGGAGGGCGACCGCGAGGCGATCCGGGACGTCCTCCACACGGCGGCGTCCCTCAGCCACCTGTAG
- a CDS encoding sigma-70 family RNA polymerase sigma factor: protein MPMETPQRWDRRMQQRLARGEAAALGELYDRFASLVHGTALRVLEDERAADLVTREVFGYAWENPDAYDPREDGSLRAWIARLARRQSVHRLRQNGARALEEGGSGSAEELEQRVRRAAVAARADYIVTAMPAPLRRALESAYFQRRDYRQTAAHLGVTEAEARRRLRLGLQLLSTAHTGPLDGSPPGSGGNPL from the coding sequence ATGCCCATGGAGACACCGCAGCGCTGGGATCGCAGGATGCAGCAGCGGCTGGCGCGGGGCGAGGCGGCCGCGCTGGGGGAGCTGTACGACCGCTTCGCCTCCCTCGTGCACGGCACCGCCCTGCGCGTACTGGAGGACGAGCGGGCCGCCGACCTGGTCACGCGGGAGGTGTTCGGGTACGCCTGGGAGAACCCGGACGCCTACGACCCGCGCGAGGACGGCTCGTTGCGGGCGTGGATCGCCCGGCTGGCCCGGCGGCAGTCGGTGCACCGGCTGCGGCAGAACGGCGCGCGGGCCCTGGAGGAGGGCGGCTCGGGCTCGGCGGAGGAACTGGAGCAGCGGGTGCGGCGCGCCGCCGTGGCGGCCCGCGCCGACTACATCGTCACCGCGATGCCGGCGCCGCTGCGCAGGGCGCTGGAGTCGGCGTACTTCCAGCGGCGGGACTACCGGCAGACCGCCGCGCACCTGGGCGTGACCGAGGCGGAGGCGCGGCGCCGGCTGCGGCTCGGACTGCAACTGCTGTCCACCGCGCACACCGGGCCGCTGGACGGGTCCCCGCCCGGCTCCGGAGGGAACCCGCTGTGA